A region from the Triticum urartu cultivar G1812 chromosome 1, Tu2.1, whole genome shotgun sequence genome encodes:
- the LOC125512536 gene encoding serine/threonine-protein kinase BSK1-2-like → MGCCGSSLRSWVHAEKPPAPRRPAPSPPPPHRPSFTLKAQKAAPPPPTAARGEEEQEVPALAEFSLAELRAATDGFAAGNIVSESGEKAPNLVYRGRLRGAAPRAIAVKKFAKHAWPDPKQFAEEAKGVGKLRHRRLANLIGYCCDGDERLLVAEFMSNDTLAKHLFHWENQTIEWAMRLRVAYYIAEALGYCSNEERSLYHDLNAYRVLFDENGDPRLSCFGLMKNSRDGKSYSTNLAYTPPEYLRNGRVTAESVIFSFGTVLLDLLSGKRIPPSHALDMIRSRNIQALMDSHLEGNYSTEEATTLVNLASQCLQYEPRDRPDIKKLVSILEPLQTKSEVPSYVMLGVPKPDEPSKAPPSPTPQPQHPLSPMGEACSRMDLTAIHQILVSMHYRDDEGSNELSFQEWTQQMRDMLDARKQGDFAFRDKDFKAAIDCYTQFVDVGTMVSPTVYARRSLCHLMCDQPDAALRDAMQAQCVYPDWPTAFYMQAVALSKLDMQSDATDMLNEASQLEEKRQKSARGP, encoded by the exons ATGGGCTGCTGCGGCTCCTCGCTGCGGTCGTGGGTCCACGCGGAGAAGCCGCCGGCGCCCCGGCGGCCCGCTCCATCTcccccgccgccgcaccgccccTCCTTCACCCTCAAGGCGCAGAaggccgccccgccgccgccgaccgcggcgcgcggggaggaggagcaggaggTCCCGGCGCTCGCGGAGTTCTCGCTGGCGGAGCTCCGCGCGGCCACGGACGGCTTCGCGGCGGGGAACATCGTGTCGGAGAGCGGCGAGAAGGCTCCCAACCTCGTCTACAGGGGCCGGCTGCGGGGCGCCGCCCCTCGCGCCATCGCCGTCAAGAAGTTCGCCAAGCATGCCTGGCCCGACCCCAAGCAGTTCGCG GAGGAGGCGAAGGGGGTGGGCAAGCTGCGGCACCGGAGGCTGGCAAACCTCATCGGCTACTGCTGCGACGGCGACGAGCGGCTGCTTGTCGCGGAGTTCATGTCCAACGATACCCTCGCCAAGCACCTGTTCCACT GGGAAAACCAGACTATTGAATGGGCTATGCGTCTGAGAGTTGCATACTACATTGCCGAAGCATTGGGATATTGCAGCAATGAGGAACGCTCTTTATATCATGACCTAAATGCATACAGAGTCCTCTTTGATGAG AATGGTGATCCACGCCTCTCATGCTTTGGTCTGATGAAAAACAGCAGGGATGGGAAAAGTTATAGCACAAATCTAGCGTACACACCTCCAGAATATCTGAGAAATG GCAGGGTCACAGCAGAAAGTGTCATTTTCAGTTTTGGCACTGTACTCCTCGATCTTCTCAGCGGAAAGCGCATACCTCCTTCCCAT GCACTTGATATGATAAGAAGCAGAAACATCCAAGCACTAATGGATTCACATTTGGAGGGGAACTACTCAACGGAGGAGGCTACTACTTTGGTGAATCTTGCTTCTCAATGTTTGCAGTATGAACCAAGAGACCGGCCTGATATAAAGAAGTTGGTTTCCATTCTCGAGCCACTGCAAACCAAATCAGAG GTGCCATCCTATGTGATGCTTGGAGTTCCGAAACCTGATGAACCGTCAAAGGCACCACCTAGCCCTACTCCACAGCCACAGCACCCTCTTTCTCCCATGGGAGAAGCCTGTTCAAGGATGGACCTAACTGCCATACATCAGATTCTAGTCTCGATGCATTACAGAGATGATGAAGGGAGTAATGAG TTATCGTTCCAAGAATGGACACAGCAGATGAGGGATATGTTGGACGCCCGGAAACAGGGCGACTTTGCTTTCCGAGACAAGGACTTCAAAGCAGCCATAGATTGTTATACTCAG TTTGTTGATGTCGGGACAATGGTGTCGCCAACGGTTTACGCCAGACGGAGCTTGTGCCACCTGATGTGTGACCAGCCTGATGCTGCCCTCCGGGACGCAATGCAAGCGCAGTGTGTGTATCCCGATTGGCCCACAGCTTTCTACATGCAGGCGGTCGCCCTGTCCAAACTAGATATGCAGAGTGACGCCACCGACATGTTGAACGAGGCCTCACAACTTGAAGAGAAGAGGCAAAAGAGCGCAAGAGGTCCATGA